Proteins from a genomic interval of Pseudomonas silesiensis:
- a CDS encoding phosphatidylglycerophosphatase A produces MTDHPNQVPAEFVPPSVWRNPWHFIAFGFGSGTLPKAPGTWGSLVALPFIPLWQMLPDWGYWLMLGITMLFGFWLCGKVADDLRVHDHEGIVWDEMVGMWITLWLVPEGWYWLLAGFLVFRFFDILKPWPIHWIDKHVHGGVGIMLDDVLAGVFAWLAMQGLVWIFA; encoded by the coding sequence GTGACAGATCATCCCAATCAAGTCCCGGCGGAATTCGTACCGCCCTCGGTCTGGCGCAATCCCTGGCATTTCATCGCGTTCGGCTTCGGTTCGGGCACCCTGCCAAAAGCACCGGGCACCTGGGGTTCGTTAGTTGCGCTACCCTTTATTCCGCTGTGGCAGATGCTGCCCGACTGGGGTTACTGGCTGATGCTGGGCATCACCATGCTGTTCGGCTTCTGGCTGTGCGGCAAGGTGGCCGACGATTTGCGGGTGCACGACCACGAAGGCATCGTCTGGGACGAAATGGTCGGGATGTGGATCACGCTGTGGCTGGTACCGGAAGGTTGGTATTGGTTGCTGGCAGGTTTTCTGGTATTTCGCTTCTTCGATATCCTCAAGCCGTGGCCTATTCACTGGATAGACAAGCATGTGCACGGTGGCGTCGGGATCATGCTCGACGACGTATTGGCCGGGGTGTTTGCGTGGTTGGCGATGCAGGGGCTGGTATGGATTTTCGCCTGA
- the thiL gene encoding thiamine-phosphate kinase, translated as MGEFELIRNFFAAAPCAQGGEGVALGIGDDCALLAVPPGEQLAISTDTLVAGVHFADPCDPFLLGQRSLAVAVSDLAAMGATPIAFTLALTLPTVTADWLDAYARGLNLMAQSCGVALVGGDTTRGPLSLTMTVFGRVPSGLALTRSGAKPGDLLCVGGELGNAAGALPLVLGQRTAEPAIADPLLAHYWSPQPQLGLGMALRGKATSALDISDGLLADCGHIALASKVGIQVERDRLPLSKALVALLGQSGAVNAALSGGDDYVLAFTLPSVELPQMMADGWPIHVVGRVVAGQGVVLLDADGQDITPQTRGYQHFRETP; from the coding sequence ATGGGTGAGTTTGAGCTGATCCGCAATTTCTTCGCCGCCGCGCCTTGTGCGCAAGGCGGCGAAGGCGTTGCCCTCGGGATCGGCGATGACTGCGCCTTGCTGGCTGTTCCCCCCGGGGAGCAGTTGGCTATTTCCACCGACACCCTCGTGGCCGGTGTGCATTTCGCAGACCCTTGCGACCCGTTTCTGCTCGGTCAGCGCTCGCTGGCCGTGGCCGTCAGCGATCTGGCTGCCATGGGCGCCACCCCCATCGCCTTTACCCTTGCCCTGACCCTGCCGACGGTGACCGCCGATTGGCTGGACGCCTACGCCCGTGGTTTGAACCTCATGGCGCAAAGCTGCGGTGTCGCACTGGTTGGCGGCGATACCACCCGTGGGCCCTTGAGCCTGACCATGACTGTGTTCGGGCGTGTGCCCAGTGGTTTGGCGTTGACCCGTAGCGGCGCGAAGCCAGGCGATTTGTTGTGCGTTGGCGGTGAACTGGGCAATGCCGCTGGCGCCTTGCCGCTGGTGCTCGGCCAGCGCACGGCTGAACCGGCCATTGCCGACCCGCTGCTGGCGCATTACTGGTCGCCGCAACCGCAGCTTGGGCTGGGCATGGCCTTGCGGGGCAAGGCGACCTCAGCGCTGGACATCTCCGACGGCTTGCTCGCCGACTGTGGGCATATCGCTCTCGCATCGAAGGTAGGCATTCAAGTTGAACGGGACCGTTTGCCGCTGTCGAAGGCTTTAGTGGCCTTGCTCGGTCAGTCGGGTGCAGTAAACGCGGCCCTCAGTGGCGGAGACGATTACGTCCTGGCCTTCACATTACCGTCTGTCGAGTTGCCACAAATGATGGCAGATGGCTGGCCGATCCATGTGGTCGGGCGTGTGGTGGCAGGGCAAGGCGTCGTGCTGCTGGATGCCGATGGCCAAGACATCACCCCGCAAACCCGGGGCTATCAACATTTTCGGGAGACACCGTGA
- the nusB gene encoding transcription antitermination factor NusB, protein MISDESDRFNPRDPKPADAGKPSKSVKRREARQLATQALYQWHMAKQSLNEIEAQFRVDNDFSDVDGAYFREILHGVPAQKDRIDAALAPCLDITIEELDPVELAVLRLSTWELLERVDVPYRVVINEGIELAKVFGSTDGHKFVNGVLDKLAPRLREAEVKAFKR, encoded by the coding sequence GTGATTAGCGACGAAAGCGATCGTTTCAACCCGCGCGATCCAAAGCCTGCGGATGCCGGCAAGCCATCGAAAAGCGTCAAGCGTCGCGAAGCCCGTCAGCTCGCGACCCAGGCGCTGTATCAATGGCACATGGCCAAGCAGTCGCTGAACGAGATCGAAGCGCAGTTCCGGGTCGATAACGATTTCAGCGATGTCGACGGCGCCTACTTCCGTGAAATCCTGCACGGGGTTCCGGCGCAGAAGGACCGTATCGACGCCGCACTGGCGCCATGCCTGGACATCACGATCGAAGAGCTGGACCCGGTTGAACTGGCGGTCCTGCGCCTGTCGACCTGGGAACTGCTCGAGCGCGTCGACGTGCCGTACCGCGTGGTGATCAACGAAGGTATCGAGCTGGCGAAAGTCTTCGGCTCCACCGACGGCCACAAGTTCGTCAACGGTGTGCTCGACAAGCTGGCCCCGCGTCTGCGTGAAGCTGAAGTGAAGGCGTTCAAGCGCTGA
- the ribE gene encoding 6,7-dimethyl-8-ribityllumazine synthase, with product MTLKTIEGTFIAPKGRYALVVGRFNSFVVESLVSGAVDALVRHGVSESDITIIRAPGAFEIPLVAQKVAQKGEYAAIIALGAVIRGGTPHFEYVAGECTKGLAQVSMEFGVPVAFGVLTVDSIEQAIERSGTKAGNKGAEAALSALEMVSLLAQLEAK from the coding sequence ATGACCCTGAAGACCATCGAAGGTACCTTCATCGCCCCTAAAGGCCGCTACGCTCTGGTAGTGGGCCGTTTCAACAGCTTCGTGGTTGAAAGCCTGGTCAGCGGTGCAGTTGATGCCCTGGTTCGCCATGGCGTGAGCGAAAGCGACATCACCATCATCCGTGCGCCTGGCGCCTTCGAAATCCCGCTGGTTGCGCAGAAAGTTGCTCAGAAGGGCGAATACGCGGCAATCATCGCCCTGGGCGCGGTCATTCGTGGCGGTACTCCGCACTTCGAATACGTGGCGGGCGAATGCACCAAGGGCCTGGCCCAGGTGTCCATGGAGTTCGGCGTTCCAGTCGCATTTGGCGTGCTGACCGTTGATTCCATCGAGCAAGCCATCGAACGTTCCGGCACCAAGGCCGGTAACAAAGGTGCCGAAGCTGCCCTGTCCGCCCTGGAAATGGTCAGCCTGCTGGCGCAGTTGGAGGCCAAGTGA